A window from Komagataeibacter xylinus encodes these proteins:
- a CDS encoding IS3 family transposase (programmed frameshift), producing MALKQTEEFRREAVRIALSSGLPRTQAAADLGIGKSTLSHWISQYRSSDLTATAAEAQTDLVRENERLRLENRVLREEREIFKKSHAVLREPKDVRFAFIGTHRDRWPIVRLCRVLQVSTRGYRAWVSRPMCERQRTDLKVLAHIREHFALSNRTYGRPRMTMELKEAGLAVGEHRVGRLMNANDLRPVRTRRHEATTDSHHTLGFADNILGRNFMTDAANRKWPGDISYIWTSEGWLYLAVVIDLFSRRVIGWAASDRIKKDLAIRALDMAVRLRNPPPGCIFHSDRGSQYCSHDFQKKLTEYRMTPSMSGKGNCYDNAVIETFFKSLKAEMLWRQSWPTWRQAIAAIFQYINGFYNPRRRHSYLGSISPLAFEAKAA from the exons ATGGCATTGAAGCAGACAGAAGAGTTTCGCCGCGAGGCGGTCAGGATCGCGCTCAGCAGCGGTTTGCCCAGGACGCAGGCGGCGGCGGATCTGGGGATTGGCAAATCAACGCTGAGCCACTGGATTTCGCAGTATCGGTCGAGCGATCTGACAGCAACAGCGGCTGAAGCGCAGACGGATCTCGTCCGGGAGAATGAGCGCCTTCGCCTGGAAAACCGTGTCCTACGGGAGGAGAGGGAAATAT TTAAAAAAAGCCACGCAGTTCTTCGCGAGCCAAAAGACGTGAGGTTCGCGTTTATTGGGACGCATCGTGACCGCTGGCCCATCGTGCGCCTGTGTCGGGTCCTGCAGGTCTCGACGCGTGGCTACCGGGCATGGGTTTCCAGGCCCATGTGCGAGCGCCAGCGCACCGACCTGAAGGTCCTGGCGCATATCCGCGAGCATTTTGCCCTGAGCAACCGGACCTATGGCCGTCCGAGGATGACCATGGAGCTCAAGGAAGCAGGGCTTGCTGTTGGTGAGCATCGTGTGGGGCGACTGATGAACGCCAACGATCTTCGTCCCGTGCGTACGCGTCGGCACGAAGCCACGACCGATAGTCATCATACCCTTGGTTTTGCAGACAATATTCTGGGCCGCAACTTCATGACTGATGCCGCCAACCGGAAATGGCCAGGCGACATCAGTTATATCTGGACCAGCGAAGGCTGGCTTTACCTTGCTGTCGTCATTGACCTGTTCAGCCGCCGCGTTATCGGTTGGGCCGCCAGTGACCGGATCAAAAAGGACCTTGCTATCAGGGCGCTCGATATGGCGGTGCGTCTACGCAATCCACCACCTGGCTGTATTTTCCATTCTGATCGCGGCAGCCAATACTGTTCCCATGATTTCCAGAAAAAATTGACTGAATACAGGATGACACCGTCCATGTCCGGCAAGGGAAATTGCTACGACAACGCCGTGATCGAGACCTTTTTCAAAAGCCTGAAGGCCGAAATGCTCTGGAGACAAAGTTGGCCAACATGGCGTCAGGCAATAGCCGCCATCTTTCAATACATCAACGGCTTCTATAATCCGCGACGGCGCCACTCCTATCTCGGGAGTATCAGCCCACTCGCTTTCGAGGCCAAAGCCGCGTAA
- a CDS encoding MucR family transcriptional regulator, with amino-acid sequence MPEEQQRQLALTVEIITAYVSENKISPDELIRLIGTVYNSLSVPTTSGVKEQIPAVPIKRSVFPDYIICLEDGKKLKMLKRHLQASYGMTPEEYRRKWGLPSHYPMVAPNYTVRRSELAREIGLGRDIMSTATKSGDEGATDPALPDKPQGRRRGRKKAVH; translated from the coding sequence ATGCCCGAAGAACAACAAAGACAGTTGGCGCTGACCGTGGAAATCATAACTGCTTATGTATCGGAAAATAAAATATCGCCGGACGAACTTATCAGGCTGATTGGGACTGTTTACAATTCATTGTCCGTCCCGACTACTTCGGGCGTAAAAGAACAGATACCTGCCGTTCCCATCAAGCGGTCCGTATTTCCGGATTATATCATATGTCTTGAAGATGGGAAAAAGCTGAAAATGCTCAAACGGCATCTGCAGGCATCCTATGGCATGACGCCTGAAGAATATCGGCGGAAATGGGGACTTCCATCTCATTACCCTATGGTCGCTCCCAATTACACAGTACGCCGATCGGAACTCGCAAGAGAGATTGGGCTGGGGCGGGATATAATGTCCACTGCCACCAAATCTGGTGATGAGGGCGCGACGGATCCTGCATTGCCTGACAAGCCACAAGGAAGGCGTCGGGGCAGAAAGAAAGCTGTTCACTAG